From Carettochelys insculpta isolate YL-2023 chromosome 3, ASM3395843v1, whole genome shotgun sequence, a single genomic window includes:
- the PTRHD1 gene encoding putative peptidyl-tRNA hydrolase PTRHD1, whose amino-acid sequence MLRASLSLNRCPYAKMAAPGRGSAGRLVQYVVLRGDLQREPLSWPLGALVAQACHAALAVVHAHCGHADTGAYLAEGDCMRTVVLEALDEGALTMLAETLKEHNVDHKVWIEQPENIATCIALRPYPKEEVHQHLKKFKLLK is encoded by the exons ATGCTTCGCGCCTCCCTCTCCCTGAACCGGTGTCCGTACGCTAAGATGGCGGCGCCCGGTCGTGGCTCCGCGGGACGGTTGGTGCAGTACGTGGTGCTGAGGGGGGACTTGCAGCGCGAGCCGCTCTCGTGGCCGTTGGGCGCCTTGGTGGCTCAGGCCTGCCACGCGGCCTTGGCGGTGGTGCATGCGCACTGCGGGCACGCGGACACCGGCGCTTACCTGGCGGAGGGGGACTGCATGAGGACTGTGGTGCTGGAG GCGCTGGATGAAGGTGCCTTGACGATGTTAGCTGAGACTCTCAAGGAACACAACGTCGATCATAAAGTTTGGATAGAACAGCCAGAGAACATAGCTACTTGCATTGCGCTTAGACCCTATCCCAAGGAGGAAGTGCACCAACATCTGAAGAAGTTCAAATTGCTCAAATGA